CTTTGTCGGGCAATTGCAAATCCAGGATGATCAAATCCGGCTTGGAATTCTGAATTTTTTTCAGGGCGTCGGCGGCGTTTTCGGCGCCGACCGTCACGAACCCCTCTTTGGACAAAATGTTTTCCACCAACCGACGAATGTCCTTGTCGTCGTCCACCACCATGATGCGCTTCTTTAACATGGTTCGCGCTCCTTATCGAAAACGGCCTGGGTATCGTAAAACTTCCGACCCCCCTTGTAAAGAATCAACGCGCGGCCTCGGGGGTTTCGGCTTTGTTGGCACCGCCGGATTTCGGCAGCACCACGTGGGCGATGGACCCTTGCCCCTCTTCGCTCTCCATCCACACGCGTCCGCCGTGCGCCTCCACAAAACCACGAACAATGGTCAGCCCCAACCCCGTTCCCTTGGTTTTCCGGGCCAGGCCGTGGGTGGGTTTCACCTGTTCAAACTTGTTGAACACGCTCTCCAAGGCCGACGCCGGAATCCCAACGCCGCTGTCCGCCACCCGGAAATGAAGGGCGTCCCCCTCCTCGGACACGGAAAAAACGACGCGCCCGTTTTCCGACGTGAATTTAAAGGCGTTGCTCAGCAAATTCGTAAAGATTTCCACGAGTTTGTCGGCGTCGGCCCGAAGCGGCGGTACGTCGGGGGGGACTTCCGTGTGAAAGGCGATTTCCTTTTCCTCCGCCATGGGCCGAAAGACGGCTTCCATTTCCCGGGCGATGTCCTGCGGACGAACGTTTTCGGGATGCAGCTCGATTTTTCGCGATTCTATTTTCGCGACGTCCAACAGATTGTCGATGAACCGCGCCAGCCGGACGGAATTGTTCTTGATGACCATCAAGTAATCCCGCTGCTCGTCGTTTAAGGTCCCCGCGCTTCCCCGGAGCAGGAATTCGACGTACCCGCGCAGCGAGGTCAACGGGGACCGCAGTTCGTGCGTGACGTTCGAAACGAAATCCTGCTTCAGCTGGTCCAATTCCTGAAGTTTGGCGGCCATCACGTTGAACTCGTTGGCCAACTCGCCCAGTTCGTCCCGGGAGGTGATGCGGATCCGATGGTCCAAGGCCCCTTCCCCGATTTGGTGGGCGCCATCGCGCAAATGACGGATGGGCCTCGCCAGGAGAAGGGCCAAAAAGACGGCGATGGCGATTCCAACAACGATGGACACCGCTCCCGCCACAAAAATTCGATGCCGGGCCGCTTCCAAAGATCCGTCGACCAGGGCGGCGATGGCCTTTTGGGAATATCCCACCCGGGCCGTGCCCCACCGGCGTCCTTCCTGCAGGATGGGCATGGCCAGATCCACCACCTGATCGTTGGCCGCCGCGGATTCCTGCTGGGTGAGGGTTCCGGCTTCCAGGGCTTGCAAGGTGACGGTGTCCGTGGGTTTCTGACCGATGAAAATGGTGTTGGTGTGGGCCACGATCTGTCCTTTGCCGTCCAAAACCATGGCGTAGGTCAGGGCGCGGGATTTGCGAAGGAGCGAAAGATAGCTGGCCAAAAGGGGCATGTTGCGGCTTGTCAGGGATTCCCGGCCGATTTGAACGAGAAACTGAACGCTTTCCTGCTGGCTTTGCTGAAACCGCTGGAGCAAATAATGACGTTCGGCCACGTAAAGGGAGAACCCCACGCTGGAAACGACGCCCAACACCAGCAAGCTGGAATAAAGGCTCAATTTGGTGCGAAGGGAAATTTTTTTCAAGTTTTTCCAGTGTAACAGAGGGTCCGGCCTCCGTCAAGGTCGTAAATTTGGCCCTTGTTGGCGAGGGGTTTATCTGTTAGGATTATTTTTGAACTTAATTTTGGGGAGGCTGTCCATGTTCGTTGTGACCAACAGCATGTTTGGACTCATGATTTTAAGCCTTGGAATTTTGGGAATCATCATTTCCTTCCTTTTAACTCAACGGACCCGGTATTTCATCGCTTTGGGACTCTCCACCCTCCTCGTCGTGCTCGGTCTTTTTTTCTCGGTCGGAACCAGCCTGCATCAGTGGCGTACGGCGCGTAAAATCGCCAAAATTCAGGAGCAAAATCGGCTGACCCTCGAAGCCATTCAAAGCCGCATTCGCCAGACCCCGCCGCCCGCCAACGATTCCCGGGGCACGCCGGCCGCGGCCGCCCGTCCCGTCGAAACCCGCCGTCCCGCGCGCCGCTGATCGGCGCATTCCTGAACGGAGGACGCCGTGGCAACCTTTTCGGCCGTTCTCTATTCCTCCACTCTCGATAAATTTTACGAAGCCGTGGCTTTCCTCGCGGCGGCCCGGGCCCGGGGCGATACCGGTTTGCTTTTTCTCCGGGGCCCGGCCCTGAGCGCGTTTACGGAGGATCGTTGGACGCTGACCCCGCCCTTCGCCTCCGAATCCCTTTTCCAATTCGACGGAAAAACGCCCATGGAATTCCTTAAGGAGCTTCACGGGCACGGGAAAATCCGCCTCTACGCCTGCTCGGCGTGGGTTCGACTGCTCGGCCTCGACAACGGCGCCGTGGCCGCCCGGACCGACGCCGTGATCGGCCTGGTCGCTTTCTTATCCCAGTCCCAGGGCGGACCCGTCCTGACGTTTTAGCGTTTCCCAAAGGGATATAATTCCTCCATGGCCACCGCCCCGCCCTCCGACATTGTCGCGGAAATTCAACGGTTGAAAAAAACCCGAAACGCCGTGATCCTCGCGCACAACTACGAACGCCCCGAGGTCCAGGATTTGGCCGACGTGGTGGGGGATTCCTTGTTCTTATCCCACCAGGCCGCCAAGACCACCGCCGACGTCATCGTTTTTTGCGGCGTCCACTTCATGGCCGAAACGGCGGCCATTCTGGCCCCCGCCAAAACCGTCCTCCTCCCCGACCTGGAGGCCGGGTGCTCCCTGGCGGCCACGGCCGACGTGGCCCAGGTTCGCGCCTGGAAAGAAGCCCACCCCGGCGCGGTGGTCGTGGCCTACGTCAACACCACCGCCGCGGTCAAGGGCGAAGCCGATTATTGCTGCACCTCCTCCAACGCCGTGAACGTTGTTCGGGCGATCCCGGCCGGCAAGGAAATCCTTTTTTTGCCCGACATGTATCTGGGTCAATTCGTGCGCGAAAAAACGGGCCGGAAAATCCATCTGTGGCCCGGCTCCTGCCACGTGCATTTCGGCATCCACGACGCCGACATCGAGGCCCAGAAGAAAGCCCACCCCGGGGCCGAGTTTCTGGTTCACCCCGAATGCGGTTGCCTTTCCTCGGCGCTCAAACACGCCGACACCATCGCCTCCACCTCGGGCATGGTGCGCCGGGCCAAGGAGTCTCCCAACAAAACCTTTCTGGTGGCGACGGAAACGGGCATCCTGCACACCCTGCGCAAGCAGAACCCGGGCAAAACTTTTATTCCCGTGGTTCGAACCGCCGAATGCGAATTCATGAAAAAAATCACCTTGGAAAAAATCCTCTGGTCCCTGGAAGACCTGAAACACCGGATCACCGTCCCGGCGGACGTGGCCGAGCGGGCCCGGCGGGCCATCGACCGCATGATGGCCGTCGGCGAAACGTCGGCCCCGGGGAAACCGTCGTGATCGTCCTGACCCTTTTCGCCCAATTGGCCGAGAAGGCCCGAGCCCGTTCCCGGGAGTTCGCCCCGGCGCCGACGCCCGGCGCCTTGTTGGCGAGGGAACCCTCCCTGGCCTTCATCAACCCCGACAGCGTGCGGGTGTCGATTAACGGCCGTTGGGCCCAGTGGACCACCCCGCTTCAAGACGGGGACGAAGTGGCTCTCCTGCCACCGGGGAATGCCCTGTGAGCGATCCCTTTTTGTGCCACGACCCCATCGACGTGGACACCCTGGAAGGAAACAGACGCCAGGGGGAGCCCGGCGCGGTGGTCTCCTTTCAAGGGGTGGTCCGGAGGGATCGCACGCCCCGGGGGGAAGTGGCGGGCCTCACCTACGAAGCTTTTGAGCCCTTGGCCGAATCGGAAATGGCGGACATTCTCGCCGAACTTCGGGCGCGGTGGCCCGGGGCCGACGCCCTGGCCCGCCACCGATTGGGAGACGTTCGGGTGGGGGAAACGGGATTGCTTTTGGTGGTGACGGCGCCGTCCAGCGCCGAGGCCTTCCAGGCCTGCCACTACGCTTTGGACCAAATGAAAACCCGAATCCCCCTTTGGAAAAAGGACCGCTACGCCGACGGCTCCGGCGAATGGTCCACCCAGCACCGGGAGACGATGTTGATCTCGGACAGCGTCCTGACCATCCCCCAAAGCTGATGGAGTGGATTTTTTCCACGGAACCCAAGGAATACCCCTGGTCGAAGGTCCAGGAGGGGGCGGCTCGTTGGGACGGCATTCGGGGGCCCGCGGCGCGAAAATTCATGCGCGACATTCAGGCCGGCGACCGGATTTGGGGGTACCACGCCTCGCCCCAAAAGGCCCTCGTGTGCTGGGCCGTGGCGGCCGCCCCGGCTTACCCCGACCCCGTGGCGCCCGATTGGCTGGCCATCGACTTGTGCTTTGATCGGTGGCTTCCGCGCCCCATCGCCCTGGCCGAGTTACGCGCCGACGCCCAGCTGGCCGCCATGCCCTTCCTGCGAATACCCCGGCTTTCCGTGGCGCCGGTGACGTCGGACCAGTCCAAACGACTTTTTTCGCTATGTCGAAAATCGGAGGATTCCCGTGCTTGAGATCGGTGACAAAGCCCCCGCGTTTTCCGCCCTGGATCAGGACGGAAAAAAAGTTTCCCTATCGGACTTCAAGGGGAAACAGGTGGTGCTCTATTTTTACCCCAAGGACATGACCCCGGGGTGCACGGTGGAAGCCTGCGCCTTTCGGGACGGCTTTTCGGCCCTCCGGAAAGCCGGGGCGTTCGTTTTAGGGGTCAGCAAGGACCCCGTCGCCTCCCACAAGAAATTCGCCGACAAAATCCGCCTGCCCTTTCCGCTCCTGGCGGACGAAGATTTGAAAATTATGAAGGCCTACGGCGCCTGGGGAGAACGTTCGATGTACGGGCGGAAATTCATGGGCACTTTGCGGATCACTTATATCATTGATTCAAACCGTAAAATAAAGGCGGTTTTCAAAAAAGTCAAACCCGCTGGTCACGACCGGGAAGTCCTCGCTCTCCTTTGAGACAAAAAACCCTGGACAAAAGGCCTACAATTTAGTAAGGTATCGATATGCATCAGCGTTATTTCACGCTGGATGAAGCCCAAGAGCTCCTCCCCCAAATCCGGCCCTTGCTGGAAGAGGTGAAGGAGTTAAAGCGACGCGTGGACGCCCGTATTTCGACCTGGCGCCACAACCCCTCCTTTTCCATTGCCGACGAAGCTCTGGCCCGCGGCCAGGTGGAGTTCTTGATGGGTGAAATCAACGCCCGGCTGGAATCCGTTTGCCAGCACGGCTGCCTCCCCAAGGATTTGGACATGGGTTTGGTGGATTTTCCTTCCCGCCGGCCCGACGGAACGGAAATTTACCTCTGCTGGCGCCTCGGCGAAGCCGACATTTCCCATTGGCATCGGGTCACCGAAGGGTTCTCCGCCCGGCGGCCCATCCCGTCCCCCGTTCCCTTTTTCCGCTCCCTCTAAAACGCGCTTCCATGAAATCCGCCACCGAACATCCCCTTGCCGAACTGCCGCTCCCCGATTTGGTCAAAGAGATTCTCCGCCGTTTGGGGGAATCGCCCGAGCGGGAGGGCCTCCTGCGAACCCCCCAGCGGGTGGCCAAGTCCCTACTGGAATTGACCTCGGGCTACCACACCGACGTGGACCAACTCATCAACGGCGCCCTGTTTGAGGAGTCCTACAACGAAATGGTCGTGGTTCGCGACATTAAATTTTATTCGCTGTGCGAGCACCACCTCCTTCCTTTTTTCGGCGTGGCCCACGTGGCGTACATTCCGGACGGACGCATTTTGGGCTTGTCCAAAATCCCCAAGTTGGTGAAAGCCTTTTCCCGCCGCCTTCAGGTACAGGAACGCCTGACCAACGACATCGCCCAGGTGCTTATGGAAAAGATCAAACCTCTGGGCGCGGCCGTGGTCGTCGACGCCCGCCACATGTGCATGGAAATGCGCGGGGCGGAAAGTTACTCCAGCCCCACGGTGACCAGCGCCATGCACGGCCTCTTCCACCAGGACGCCCGCACCCGGGAAGAATTTCTTTCTCTGATTCGCCAAAAGTAAACGCCGATGGCCCCGCGATTCGGCAGGGCCGTCCTTACGCTTTTGGCCTTTGGATTCATCGCTCCGGGGAACACGGCGCCCCCCGCAAAAACGATCAAGGAGATTTTCGTGACGCTCAAAGAAGGCGATTTGGCCCCCGATTTTACCGCTCCCACCGAGGGGGGGACCCCCGTGATCCTCTCGACCTTTCTGGCCACCACGGCCAAGGGAAAGTCGGTGGTTCTTTATTTTTACCCCAAAGACGACACGCCGGGCTGCACCATCGAAGCCTGCGCCTTTCGCGACCGGGCGGCCGATTTCAGCCAAAAAAACGCCGTGGTCTTGGGCGTCAGTTTGGACGGCGCGGATTCCCATCGGTCGTTTAAAACCAAATTCGGTCTGCCCTTCCTTCTTTTGTCGGACGTTGGGGGGAACATTTCCAGGGCCTACGGCGTTCTCAACGAAGAGAAGGGGCGCTCCGCCCGCTGGACCTTTGTCATCGGCCCGGACCGTCGCATAAGAAAAATTTTCCCGAACGTCTCGGTGGAGGGACACGCCGCCGAGGTCTTGTCGGCCCTGTGACGGGGCGGTTCCTGACCGCCGACGCCGTCCTCTTCGACTTGGACGGAACGCTGGTGGACAGCCGGGGGGACATTGCCTTTTCCGTCAACCACACGTTGACGGCCCTGGGACGACCGGTGTTGGATCTGGCCACGGTCGAGCGGTATGTGGGGGACGGCGTGCGGCAGTTGCTGGCGCGCGCCGCCGGCCCGATGGATGAAAAAACAACGGCGCGCGCCCTGGAAATATTTTTGCCACACTATTTGGAGCACTGCGCCGACACCACGCGGCCCTACCCGGGCGTGATGGAGACCTTGAATCGTTTTTCCGGCAAATCCTTGGCGGTCGTGACCAACAAACCCGAGGCGCACACCTGGAAGACCCTCCGGGCCGCGGGGATGGAAAAACTTTTTCAGGTGGTGCTGGGGGGCGACTCGTTGCCCACCCGAAAACCCGCCCCGGAGCCCCTCTGGGAGGCGTTGAGCCGCACGAACATCGCCCGGAATCGGGCGGTGATGGTGGGGGACAGTTTGGTGGATATTCAGGCGGCCCGGGCGGCTCAAGTGCCCGTGGTGGCGGTGACCTACGGGTTCCGCCCGGCCGAGGAACTGGCGGCGGCTTTGCCCGACGCCTTGATCAATTCGTTCAGCGATTTGTCGGAGGTCCTTCGGTGAAACTCAATCAAGAACAAGTCTTGCGTTACTCGCGTCACCTCATCATGCCGGAAGTGGGCGTGGAGGGGCAGGAAAAACTGATGGACGCCAAAGTCCTGTTGATCGGCGCCGGCGGCCTCGGCACCCCCAACGCCCTCTATCTGGCCGCGGCCGGGGTCGGCCACATGACGCTGGTGGATTTTGACACCGTGGACCACACCAATTTGCACCGCCAGGTCATCCACGGCACGGGGGACGTGGGGAAACTCAAGGTGGAAAGCGCCCGGGAAACCATTCGGGACATCAACCCCAACGTCAACGTCAAAACGTACAACACGCCGTTCACCCGGGACATTGCCCTGGATTTGATCGGCCAGCACGACCTCGTGATCGACGGGACCGACAACTTTCAAACGCGGTATCTGACCAACGACGCCTGCGTCTTCCTGAAAAAACCCAACGTCTACGCTTCGATTTTCCGTTTCGACGGGCAGGCGACGGTGTTTAAACCCGGCGACCCCGAAAGCCCCTGCTACCGTTGCCTCTACCCCGAGCCGCCGCCGCCCGGCGAAGTTCCGTCCTGCGCGGAGGGCGGCGTTTTGGGCATCCTGCCGGGATTGGTCGGCCTCATTCAAGCCACCGAAGCCATCAAGTTGATCCTCGGCAA
The window above is part of the Elusimicrobiota bacterium genome. Proteins encoded here:
- a CDS encoding HAMP domain-containing protein, whose protein sequence is MKKISLRTKLSLYSSLLVLGVVSSVGFSLYVAERHYLLQRFQQSQQESVQFLVQIGRESLTSRNMPLLASYLSLLRKSRALTYAMVLDGKGQIVAHTNTIFIGQKPTDTVTLQALEAGTLTQQESAAANDQVVDLAMPILQEGRRWGTARVGYSQKAIAALVDGSLEAARHRIFVAGAVSIVVGIAIAVFLALLLARPIRHLRDGAHQIGEGALDHRIRITSRDELGELANEFNVMAAKLQELDQLKQDFVSNVTHELRSPLTSLRGYVEFLLRGSAGTLNDEQRDYLMVIKNNSVRLARFIDNLLDVAKIESRKIELHPENVRPQDIAREMEAVFRPMAEEKEIAFHTEVPPDVPPLRADADKLVEIFTNLLSNAFKFTSENGRVVFSVSEEGDALHFRVADSGVGIPASALESVFNKFEQVKPTHGLARKTKGTGLGLTIVRGFVEAHGGRVWMESEEGQGSIAHVVLPKSGGANKAETPEAAR
- the nadA gene encoding quinolinate synthase NadA, with product MATAPPSDIVAEIQRLKKTRNAVILAHNYERPEVQDLADVVGDSLFLSHQAAKTTADVIVFCGVHFMAETAAILAPAKTVLLPDLEAGCSLAATADVAQVRAWKEAHPGAVVVAYVNTTAAVKGEADYCCTSSNAVNVVRAIPAGKEILFLPDMYLGQFVREKTGRKIHLWPGSCHVHFGIHDADIEAQKKAHPGAEFLVHPECGCLSSALKHADTIASTSGMVRRAKESPNKTFLVATETGILHTLRKQNPGKTFIPVVRTAECEFMKKITLEKILWSLEDLKHRITVPADVAERARRAIDRMMAVGETSAPGKPS
- a CDS encoding MoaD/ThiS family protein, which gives rise to MIVLTLFAQLAEKARARSREFAPAPTPGALLAREPSLAFINPDSVRVSINGRWAQWTTPLQDGDEVALLPPGNAL
- a CDS encoding molybdenum cofactor biosynthesis protein MoaE; the encoded protein is MSDPFLCHDPIDVDTLEGNRRQGEPGAVVSFQGVVRRDRTPRGEVAGLTYEAFEPLAESEMADILAELRARWPGADALARHRLGDVRVGETGLLLVVTAPSSAEAFQACHYALDQMKTRIPLWKKDRYADGSGEWSTQHRETMLISDSVLTIPQS
- a CDS encoding EVE domain-containing protein; this translates as MEWIFSTEPKEYPWSKVQEGAARWDGIRGPAARKFMRDIQAGDRIWGYHASPQKALVCWAVAAAPAYPDPVAPDWLAIDLCFDRWLPRPIALAELRADAQLAAMPFLRIPRLSVAPVTSDQSKRLFSLCRKSEDSRA
- the bcp gene encoding thioredoxin-dependent thiol peroxidase encodes the protein MPVLEIGDKAPAFSALDQDGKKVSLSDFKGKQVVLYFYPKDMTPGCTVEACAFRDGFSALRKAGAFVLGVSKDPVASHKKFADKIRLPFPLLADEDLKIMKAYGAWGERSMYGRKFMGTLRITYIIDSNRKIKAVFKKVKPAGHDREVLALL
- a CDS encoding DUF2203 domain-containing protein, giving the protein MHQRYFTLDEAQELLPQIRPLLEEVKELKRRVDARISTWRHNPSFSIADEALARGQVEFLMGEINARLESVCQHGCLPKDLDMGLVDFPSRRPDGTEIYLCWRLGEADISHWHRVTEGFSARRPIPSPVPFFRSL
- the folE gene encoding GTP cyclohydrolase I FolE yields the protein MKSATEHPLAELPLPDLVKEILRRLGESPEREGLLRTPQRVAKSLLELTSGYHTDVDQLINGALFEESYNEMVVVRDIKFYSLCEHHLLPFFGVAHVAYIPDGRILGLSKIPKLVKAFSRRLQVQERLTNDIAQVLMEKIKPLGAAVVVDARHMCMEMRGAESYSSPTVTSAMHGLFHQDARTREEFLSLIRQK
- a CDS encoding peroxiredoxin; its protein translation is MAPRFGRAVLTLLAFGFIAPGNTAPPAKTIKEIFVTLKEGDLAPDFTAPTEGGTPVILSTFLATTAKGKSVVLYFYPKDDTPGCTIEACAFRDRAADFSQKNAVVLGVSLDGADSHRSFKTKFGLPFLLLSDVGGNISRAYGVLNEEKGRSARWTFVIGPDRRIRKIFPNVSVEGHAAEVLSAL
- the gph gene encoding phosphoglycolate phosphatase (PGP is an essential enzyme in the glycolate salvage pathway in higher organisms (photorespiration in plants). Phosphoglycolate results from the oxidase activity of RubisCO in the Calvin cycle when concentrations of carbon dioxide are low relative to oxygen. This enzyme is a member of the Haloacid Dehalogenase (HAD) superfamily of aspartate-nucleophile hydrolase enzymes (PF00702).): MTGRFLTADAVLFDLDGTLVDSRGDIAFSVNHTLTALGRPVLDLATVERYVGDGVRQLLARAAGPMDEKTTARALEIFLPHYLEHCADTTRPYPGVMETLNRFSGKSLAVVTNKPEAHTWKTLRAAGMEKLFQVVLGGDSLPTRKPAPEPLWEALSRTNIARNRAVMVGDSLVDIQAARAAQVPVVAVTYGFRPAEELAAALPDALINSFSDLSEVLR
- the moeB gene encoding molybdopterin-synthase adenylyltransferase MoeB, which translates into the protein MPEVGVEGQEKLMDAKVLLIGAGGLGTPNALYLAAAGVGHMTLVDFDTVDHTNLHRQVIHGTGDVGKLKVESARETIRDINPNVNVKTYNTPFTRDIALDLIGQHDLVIDGTDNFQTRYLTNDACVFLKKPNVYASIFRFDGQATVFKPGDPESPCYRCLYPEPPPPGEVPSCAEGGVLGILPGLVGLIQATEAIKLILGKGRSLVGRLLLFNALEMTFDEVKIRRNPKCPVCGDKPTITELIDYDQFCGIGRGNEGAATANGSAEITVKQLADRLNRKDKFVLIDVREPNEWDIARIPGAKLLPLSEIAQRANELDTADDIVVHCKSGVRSQKAIGVLKQMGFRRLTNVKGGISAWSDEIDSAVPKY